In one window of Shewanella goraebulensis DNA:
- the flgG gene encoding flagellar basal-body rod protein FlgG codes for MHPALWISKTGLDAQQTDIAVISNNVANASTVGYKKSRAVFEDLLYQTVNQAGGISADNTKLPNGLNIGAGTKVVATQKMFTQGNMLTTDNSLDLMIEGPGFFEVEMPDGTAAYTRNGQFSLDENGQIVTPGSGYVLQPSITIPDDATSITVSAEGEVSVKLSGATESTVVGQLSMSDFINPSGLDPLGQNLYTETGASGTPIQGTASLDGLGAIRQGALETSNVNVTEELVNLIQSQRIYEMNSKVISAVDQMMSYVTQNL; via the coding sequence ATGCATCCCGCTTTATGGATAAGTAAAACTGGCCTAGACGCCCAACAAACCGATATTGCAGTTATTTCTAACAATGTGGCAAATGCGAGTACCGTTGGCTATAAAAAAAGCCGCGCGGTATTTGAAGATTTACTTTACCAAACGGTTAATCAAGCTGGTGGTATTAGTGCTGATAACACTAAATTGCCAAATGGCTTAAACATTGGTGCGGGTACCAAAGTGGTCGCGACTCAAAAGATGTTTACCCAAGGTAATATGCTCACCACTGATAACTCTTTGGATTTGATGATTGAAGGACCAGGTTTTTTTGAAGTTGAAATGCCTGATGGCACAGCAGCTTACACTCGTAATGGTCAGTTCAGTCTTGATGAAAATGGTCAAATAGTTACACCGGGTTCTGGTTATGTATTGCAGCCGTCAATTACTATTCCTGATGATGCCACATCGATTACCGTTTCAGCCGAAGGTGAAGTATCAGTAAAATTATCTGGCGCGACGGAAAGTACTGTTGTCGGTCAACTCTCGATGAGTGATTTTATTAATCCATCAGGGCTAGATCCATTGGGGCAAAACCTTTATACCGAAACGGGTGCAAGTGGAACACCAATCCAGGGTACTGCCTCACTAGATGGTTTAGGTGCTATTCGACAGGGTGCATTGGAAACGTCAAATGTAAATGTGACTGAAGAGTTAGTGAATCTTATTCAAAGTCAGCGAATTTACGAAATGAATTCTAAAGTGATTTCAGCTGTCGATCAGATGATGTCTTACGTGACACAAAACTTATAG
- the flgE gene encoding flagellar hook protein FlgE has translation MSFNIALSGISAAQKDLNTTANNIANVNTIGFKESRAEFADVYANSIFSNSKTAVGGGATTTQVAQQFQQGSLQFTSNSLDMAISGGGFFVTASEVGTQDHSFTRAGAFKVNSESFMTDSAGNYLQGFPVDADGNSTSVSLSSTVPIKIPDTAGSPVQTSNVGLQMNLNVGESTLDPANFDPNDPDTFNNSTSVTIYDSLGESHIMTTYFVKPTDGAYTGESNWVAFYAVDGKQVDIDQANGGSYGVDTTGDGIADGTALAENASGWKGSVLKFNDAGAYTGSDPTTVETVELGVNGANVLGPGADGTQKITLGFNNPTQYASPFEVTELTQDGTTVGRLTNVGIGEDGLVTASYSNGTTEPLARVALVRFANEQGLTQVGNTSWKASLDSGAALAGEANSGTFGGIRSSALEQSNVDLTTELVDLISAQRNFQANSRTLEVNNTLNQSILQIR, from the coding sequence ATGTCGTTTAACATTGCTTTGAGTGGTATTTCCGCTGCTCAAAAAGATCTCAATACCACAGCAAATAACATTGCTAACGTTAACACTATCGGCTTTAAAGAGTCGCGTGCAGAATTTGCTGATGTTTATGCTAATTCTATCTTTTCTAACAGTAAAACAGCAGTGGGTGGTGGTGCAACAACGACTCAAGTTGCTCAGCAGTTCCAGCAAGGTAGTTTACAGTTCACCAGTAACTCACTTGATATGGCAATCAGTGGCGGTGGTTTTTTTGTCACAGCTTCTGAAGTGGGCACACAGGATCATTCATTTACCCGTGCTGGCGCTTTCAAAGTTAACTCTGAAAGCTTTATGACGGATTCTGCAGGTAATTATCTTCAAGGTTTCCCTGTTGATGCTGACGGTAACTCTACTTCAGTGAGTTTATCGAGTACGGTACCGATTAAAATCCCTGATACCGCAGGTAGCCCAGTTCAAACCAGTAATGTTGGCTTGCAAATGAATTTAAATGTGGGTGAGTCAACATTAGATCCTGCTAACTTCGACCCGAATGATCCAGACACGTTTAATAATTCAACTTCTGTAACGATATATGATTCGTTAGGTGAGTCTCATATCATGACGACTTATTTTGTTAAGCCGACTGATGGGGCTTACACCGGCGAAAGTAACTGGGTTGCTTTTTACGCGGTTGATGGCAAGCAAGTGGACATAGACCAAGCCAATGGTGGTTCATATGGCGTTGATACAACTGGTGATGGCATTGCTGATGGTACAGCATTAGCAGAAAATGCCTCAGGTTGGAAAGGCTCAGTATTAAAGTTCAATGATGCTGGTGCTTATACTGGATCTGACCCTACCACAGTTGAAACGGTAGAGCTGGGTGTAAACGGCGCCAATGTTTTAGGTCCTGGCGCTGATGGGACCCAGAAAATCACACTTGGATTTAATAACCCAACGCAATACGCATCACCATTTGAAGTGACTGAGTTAACCCAAGATGGTACTACTGTAGGTCGCTTAACTAATGTTGGAATCGGTGAAGATGGATTAGTAACAGCAAGTTACAGTAATGGTACAACAGAGCCGTTAGCACGAGTTGCTTTGGTTCGTTTTGCTAATGAACAAGGTTTAACTCAAGTAGGTAATACATCTTGGAAGGCGAGCTTAGATTCTGGCGCCGCACTAGCGGGTGAAGCGAATAGCGGTACATTTGGCGGCATTCGGTCTTCAGCACTTGAGCAGTCTAATGTTGATCTGACAACGGAGTTGGTTGATTTAATTTCTGCTCAACGTAACTTCCAAGCTAACTCGCGTACGCTTGAAGTGAATAACACCTTGAACCAATCAATTCTTCAAATCCGCTAA
- the flgF gene encoding flagellar basal-body rod protein FlgF, translated as MDKLLYVAMSGAKQNMNALAVRANNLANANTDGFKADLAQARSMQAFGEGLPTRVFAMTESPGHNFNSGPIKTTGRDLDIAIKDQGWIAVQSKEGGEAYTRSGSLSFDSTGLLTNGRGNPVMGEAGPIVLPLPIDKVQISPDGIISVRPQGATADVIEEVARIKLVNPDNAEMMRGEDGLFRLTSGLNAPNDPNVTVESGAVEGSNVNAVSEMVALIDIQRQYEMQVKMMKNAEDLDRASSSLMRIS; from the coding sequence ATGGACAAACTACTTTATGTTGCCATGAGTGGAGCAAAGCAAAATATGAATGCTTTGGCTGTTCGTGCCAATAATTTAGCTAATGCCAATACTGATGGTTTTAAAGCTGATCTAGCTCAAGCTCGCTCCATGCAAGCGTTTGGCGAAGGTTTACCAACGCGTGTGTTTGCTATGACTGAAAGTCCTGGGCATAACTTTAACTCTGGCCCAATTAAAACAACTGGTCGTGATTTAGATATTGCGATTAAAGATCAAGGTTGGATTGCGGTGCAAAGTAAAGAAGGCGGTGAAGCTTATACCCGTTCAGGAAGTCTAAGTTTTGACAGTACAGGGCTACTTACCAATGGCCGTGGTAATCCAGTGATGGGTGAAGCGGGACCAATTGTACTGCCGCTGCCTATCGATAAAGTTCAAATATCACCTGATGGCATTATTTCAGTAAGACCGCAGGGCGCAACTGCAGATGTGATTGAAGAAGTTGCACGAATTAAATTAGTTAATCCAGATAACGCTGAAATGATGCGTGGTGAAGATGGCTTATTCAGACTGACTTCGGGTTTAAATGCACCCAATGACCCTAATGTTACTGTCGAAAGTGGGGCGGTTGAGGGCAGCAATGTTAATGCTGTATCGGAAATGGTGGCGTTAATTGATATTCAACGTCAATACGAAATGCAAGTGAAGATGATGAAAAATGCCGAAGATCTTGATCGCGCCTCGTCATCTTTAATGAGAATTAGTTAG